One segment of Coffea arabica cultivar ET-39 chromosome 7c, Coffea Arabica ET-39 HiFi, whole genome shotgun sequence DNA contains the following:
- the LOC113698170 gene encoding probable glutathione S-transferase parC → MAGDKVVVLGTYGSMFSMRVQVALAEKGIEYENKEEDLANKSPLLLEVNPVHKKIPVLIHNGKPVCESLIIVQYIDEVWHDKNPLLPSDPYQRAQARFWADFVDKKVYDCGRRIWATKGEEKEAAKKEFIGIMKTLEGELGNKPYFGGEDFGYVDVALIPFYCWFHAYENFGNFKTETECPKLVEWAKRCMQRESVSKSLADPHKIYEFVVSLKKKLGIE, encoded by the exons ATGGCCGGTGACAAGGTGGTTGTGTTGGGTACATATGGGAGCATGTTTAGCATGAGAGTCCAAGTTGCTCTGGCCGAAAAAGGCATCGAGtatgaaaacaaagaagaagacTTGGCTAACAAGAGCCCACTTCTTCTTGAGGTGAACCCTGTTCACAAGAAAATCCCAGTTCTGATTCATAATGGAAAGCCTGTTTGCGAGTCCCTTATCATTGTTCAGTACATAGATGAAGTGTGGCATGACAAGAATCCCTTGCTGCCATCTGATCCTTACCAGAGAGCTCAAGCTAGGTTCTGGGCTGACTTCGTTGacaaaaag GTTTATGATTGTGGAAGGAGGATCTGGGCCACAAAGGGAGAAGAAAAGGAGGCAGCCAAGAAGGAATTCATAGGGATTATGAAAACATTGGAAGGAGAACTTGGAAATAAGCCTTACTTTGGAGGGGAAGACTTTGGATATGTGGATGTGGCTTTGATTCCTTTCTACTGTTGGTTCCATGCCTATGAGAACTTTGGGAATTTCAAGACAGAAACGGAGTGTCCAAAGCTGGTGGAATGGGCCAAAAGATGCATGCAGAGGGAGAGCGTTTCCAAGTCCCTTGCTGATCCTCACAAGATTTACGAATTTGTTGTGTCCTTGAAGAAGAAGCTTGGGATCGAATAA